In the genome of Acanthopagrus latus isolate v.2019 chromosome 4, fAcaLat1.1, whole genome shotgun sequence, the window CAGCTCCGTCTCCGCCTGGTACACGTAGATGGGAAGTGAGTCATGCATGGCGGTGGgtggacagagggaggaggacacagTGTTATTTTGGACCGCACATCATCGTCACAGGAGTTTCCAGTTCCCCCTTCCATCCATTACTATCTCCCATTACCACctgtgtctttccctctcttgtCTTTGGGTGTCAGCCTCAACACTCCAGTGGTACCGACTGTGTTTTGATTAATTTggggttgtgtttgtgtccgccGGATAAATCAAAGTCTGATATTCACTCTCTTTCacctctgtttttggtctctgcAATAACAATCTTCACAtctagctgctaaatgcttcactGTGCTCACCATGTAGTGCTATGAAGGCCCAAGAGTGACCCAAAACCCTAAATGCAAGTCCAGCCCGACATTATCGTCGGCGGGGCCGTTACTCTGCGTTTCTGAATGAGGGAGGAGGGATCgtgtttttcctcagttttttcctccttcGCCACGAAGCAGGAGTTGCTCATTAGCTCACCGCTGTAGTCACCGCTGTTTCCCACTCTCGCTCTGACGGCAAACCTCCGATGGTCTCACCCAGTGGGGTGACGGGGCCTGACTCCCTTCCCTTCACTGAGGAAGGGAGTCAGACCAAGAGTCCAACATGCATCCTCATGCCGGGGCTTTAAAGGGTCCTCGTCCCTGCACCACACGTCCATAGCTTTgctgtgttcagcctcagaGGCCAGAAAACAACGTTAGCCTAACCCGTTGGCATGAAGCAGCAACAAACGTCTGTCTCAGTTGCCAACAGTTCCTCTGGTGGTCTCTGGTGGTGGGCCTTttaaatccccccaaaaaaaagttATCACTCAAACTCATTTTTCGTTTCGGCACTAGTACGGCATCACTTCAGATGTTTCCCAGCCATAGGCTTCACCTAGCTTTCTCTTGCCCCAAGCTGGGACTTTTTGTAGCATGTTGGtccttttacatttcatgtttgaatCTGACGTGATTCGGAGCACTTCAGATCAGCAGTGCGTTCATTTTGTTTGGAGGGGAAAggtttggctgtttttttggctttttttacTTCTGCTTCATGGAGCCAGTGTGCAAGTTACAACCCACTTACACAAGGCTATTTCACTTCAGACAGGATCAATTAAGACAAGATGTTTCAACAATATTAAGTTGTTTATCATATTAAGGTACAAAAGTAAATGTGTTTCACTGCGTTCTCCCGGCTGGGTGTGGTCAGTTCAGTGTAGTGAGCTGCAGCGAGGGCCGCACTCAGCAGCGATGTCGCTGACAAAGGTCACAGAAGATTTTCAGCTTGCGCTATTTTCCTCTTGAATAACATTTTCCGCTCTTCATTCATGCTGCTGCGTGGCCATTaggggtcttttttttttttttttttactggaaaaTTGTTAAATTTTTTGTCTCTCAGCCTTGAGGTAGAATCTGAAAGAGGGCTGTTGAGAAGTATCATGTTCTCCAGAATAGGCTCTCATAGGCTGTCATCTATCAACAACTCCCCAAACAGCCTAAAGAgactctcagtgtgtgtgtgtgtgtgtgtgggtgtgtgtgtccaggggCTGTGGTAAAAGGTCTGGTCCCTTTAAATGCACACCACGGAGCACAGACAAAAGAATCCCAGCTCATTCAACAGAAtaaaagctttgtgtgtgtgtgtgtgtgtgtgtgtgtgtgtgctgtgtgtgtgcagtttgaaGTGCAGTGTCTAACAGTGTagtttagagagagagagagagagagagagagacagggagacaaAACGTTGTGTACATTGAGTTTGAGGATCCAGAACTCTGTgaccaactctctctctctcccttccctccatctattttttcctcctccccacctccttcttcttttcctaCTTCTTCTTTTCCTGCGTCTCCTCAGGACACGCTAAACAACAACTCCTTTGGGAAGAAATACAGCTGGCAGGAGAAGGTGTCAGGCTCCTCGTCGCCTCTTAAAACAGGTGAGCTCTTCGTTCCTGCCGGATCATCACACACGTTTCAGCCCGACTTTCTTTTTGAATGTGCAGATCAGGATGCCGTCTCTGACATTATTCACCCCTGTGCCGCGAGCACAGCAGATGAATGAGCATGTGATTTGCAGTGAGTCTGGCAggctgtgtctgtctgatccTCAGGGGACAGTGGAAAGTGCTTGGATTAGCTATGCTGAGCTAAGTCTagctagctgtgtgtgtgtgtgcgtgtgcgtgtgcgtgtgtctgcgtgcatgtgtgttagcCAGCTCAGGGCTTAGCTAGCTTGGAGCTGTCATTGCTCATTGCTACGACTCTTTTCAGAGCGGCATGTGAGGCGAGACTAACCAAACTCACAGCCAACAAGTCGCCACCGTCAGGGGAAGTGCGGCActcattctgttgatgattttagagagagagagacagagacagagagagagagagagagacagagagagagacagagagagagagagacagagagacagagagagagagacagagagagagagagacagagagagagacagagagagagagagacagagagagagagacagagagagagagagagagagacagagagagagagagagagagagagagagagagagaccattCGGGATAAATCAACTTGCCTTTCATGCCTCACTTCAGCCAGAATGGGAGCAATCACTCAATATTCTGAGATGGTTACCCCATTTCTTAGCCTTGGGTTTGCACCCAATGAATTGAAATGAAGACGAATGCTGAATTGAAATTGAAATCACTTTGCTGTAATGTTTGACTTTAGCAACATTTGTTATAAATTTAATTTTGGATTTTTCTGTCAGCGACGGGGGGCCGTTGCAGCCACTGGAGGCTGCACTAGAATGACCTGTGCGGCCGAATTGCACCGATGTCCAGCGTTGCTCACCAAAGTTTgggcctgttttgttttttcctgaagaAAGCTGTCTCACCATTCACTAGCATCAAACAGCAACACGAAGAAAAGACTGTGACCGAAAGGTTCTGTGTCTTttataaatctaaataaaaagatgtaaaCAGTTCAATTAAACATGCTTTGACAGTAAATTACCCACAGGATTTATGATCATTGATCTTCATCGTCTGTTTAAAccatacatatacacataacCAGAAACCTTAACTATAAAAGTGACATACAGATATTGTGCCAATGTTTTTTTACTCACACTAAGCTTTCGCGGACATTGTGTAATGAAGCCAGCAGATTTTTTAATTGGACACACTGGACACGTGACATCGAATGGCCCCACAAGCACCACAGACTCATTTTGAGTTGAGTAGTAGTTTGTTTTAAGGAGCTGTCTTGGAAAAATGTGGCTTCCTTTTGAATTGCGAATCAAAGTCACTCCTTAAAGACCAAGTCTGCTCAGCCCTTCGAGAAaattcctttttccttttttgaatgCGATGAGAGGTAGTTGTTGACCGTTTGGGTCACAATTTGGCAGACACACGGACCTGCCTGTCGAGCAGAGTCTCAGGTTTGGCTCGCATTGGCCTCCCTGCTCCATAAATGCTGACTTTTGTCTCACAATGTAGTTTGAAGTCCTGTGTTTTCAGAACGTCATGCCGCATCACCCGCCGTGAATAAATATCATGGTCGGATTCCCCGTCGATGGATTATGACATAACACGTCAATCACCTTTTCCCTGCTGCACTCTGAATTTGATGAGTAATGGGGATTAAGCTGCGTAATCCCAGCATCCGTTACCTAACCATTTCTACGTTTCTCTCTTCCCGTTTgtgctttctgtcttttccgCTCGCTGCCATGTCCGCCGTGTCTGTTTTTGTCCGTCATGTCTGCATTTCTGCATCATTTCCTCTGTGCGTCTGGCCTCTGTGCGgctttgtctgtctgcatgtgtgtctgtgcgacTGTCTGCGTGCTGTTGCTTGCGTCTTGCCTTCCTCCAGGTGAGCTCACCCCTCCGCGTGAGCACAGCTGCCTGAGCGACGAGGACAAGGTGCACGGCGGGGGGGCGCAGACCAAGGACCGCGGGACCTCCACCGACGCCCCCTGCAGGCACAGCCACACCTCCGGGCACTCGCACGGCTCATCCACGGCGGCTGCGACGCGCTCTAAGCTTCAGGAAAAGCCGCCCGCGCCGCCGCCACCGCAGAACTATACACCGGCTCCTCTTTACCCGGCGGGCAAGGCGGATGGAGGCGGAAACCAACGGGAGAGGATCCGCTACCACACGGACGTCCATCTAGAGCCCACAGAGGAGATCTACCTGACTCCGGTGCAGCGTTCGGCCGACCCCCTTGAGGCCCCAAGCGCACAGGACCGGCCTTTCCTCTCGCAGCAGACTGAGCAGGGCCGCATGTCCATCAGCTCCGACACAGAGGGCCCGCCTCCTTACCAGCCCCTCCCAGACCGGACAAACCCATCCATCTACGAGGAGGACGAGGTCTATGTCCCCCCACCTTCATATGCTTCCTGTGTAGAGTCCCTCATAACGCCGCCCAGCATGGCTCTCTCGGCTCGCTCTTCCCTTGCGTTGGATCTTAGCCTGAAGGGCGAGGGCACGGGGGCCGGGGTCATGCTGAGAGCCGGATCATCGGTTGAGTACGTGGACGCCACGGACGAAAGCTACTGCGGGGAGGACGAGGATGTGGACAGGATAATAATGGACGGAAGGATgaggaaggggggaggaaaGGGGGACGGCGGTGGCAGCAGAGTTCCACCAAGGACTTCCATGAGCTCGGAGGCCAGCGGCCTCTCGTATGACTCAGTCAAATACACGCTAGTGGTGGACGAGCACGCTCAGCTAGAACTGGTCAGTCTGCGGCAGTGTTACCAAGGCTACAGTGACGACAGCGACTCGGCCACCGTCTACGACAACTGCGTCTCTTCCCCCTACGAGTCGGCCATCGGGGAGGAGTacgaggaggaagatgaggaggaggacgaggacggcGCTCGGAtgggaggagtgaggagagaggccactgcctgtctgtccgAAGACTCCACTCCGGAGGTCGACCTGCACTTCTCCAAGAAGTTCCTCAACGTCTTCATGAATGGACGCTCTCGCTCCTCCAGTAAGTCACTGCAATTATAGGAACATGTagtgattcattattttttcgtttatttatttattttttaccatctGAGCTGGGTCTTTTTTTTAGCTCTGCCAAGAGGACGGTAATCTAATCCCAGTGTCTGACAGCTGGAAGTCATTTGAAAGGTCAATGCTCTGTTTAAGGCCAAATTCAGACTTACAGGTTTAATATTGGCAAACACACTTTAGCCTTTTCCAAAAGCAGGAGGTGAGCATGTATCTGATACAcaataagagaaagaaaaaagcattgAATTTCAGGTCCAGACACTAAACCAATTATTCTAAACAATTTTCAGTGGATATATAGAGAGTTATGCCCATTTAAATTCAGTTGTCAATTGCAGAATTGATTTTTTCTTATATTGTATTATCAGGTTTTGTCTCATgcgatgtaaaaaaaaaaaaagaaaatgaaaacattaacattttatgttaaagcaacagaaaaatgcTGGCCCTAACAGGCAaccaaaaatatctttaaacAGAGAGTATTTGAGGTTGatatcaaatattcatttacattttttgtgaggGAACAAATTATTTGGGTTAGTGATTAATGAATGATTTggcatttctttgtgtttagtCCTGATTATGTAACTAAATAACACATGTacatgtcaggtttttttttttttttttgcagcgtcAAGAGAATAATCAAAAAGTGTAAGTAATGAACGAATGGGGATGATTAGCATGTAGCCTCTCAATACTTCACAGTGTGAAGCCGCGTTGTCTTATAACATCTGTAACTGAATACCAGATCAGTCACAGCGACACATCGCCCTCCTCTTTTCCAAAGAGAATGGGTTTTATTAGTGAGAACAGAAATACAAGACATTACATTCGCCCCGCTTAGAATTATGTGTGAACCACCAGGAAGCACACCAGCACAGCAGGCTGTTGTTCTGTGTGCTTCCCTTTAGTCGTACGGTTTCACAGCAGTGAATGCTGTCTAGGCGAATTGGCAGCGTTGGCGATAAAAGCTAAAAGCGATGACGGCTGATGAGGCAAAGCCGCGGGGATGTTCAGGTGCTGGAATATTCCTGTGCAGCACAGATCATCATCCGCCTGACATGTAGCTCTTTGCGGATATGTGACTGCGCTTTAGCTGGATTTAACTTTGTGACTGTGACTAAAGATTTAGTGAGGAAGACATAAAGCTATAACTGACAATACTGAGTAGAATcacatctgaaatgttttattttagataaAGGAACATGTTATTTACATGAGGATTATCCTAATTTAGGACACATGACCCACGTCAGCTTGTGTGGCTTGAAAACGAAGGCTGCAGTCTTTGCTGCTTTGTTGATATCTTTATCAGAAACCCAGCTGGACATTTCTTTGGCCTGCTGGGTGGAGGGACCTCGAGCCAAGAGCAGCTTGCAGTTCTCCTGGATTAGCCCCCAGATTCTTGTATTCCCCTCTGTTGTCCCGACCAATCTTTCTTTAGGCATTAAAGTAATGGCAGTCTTAGAGACGGTGTTTGCAAGGACTGGGGAACAGTGTTTTGTCACCGCCATGTGACTTTTGGCTGCTTCAAGTTAAAATCCCAAAGATTTTCTGACCCCGTTGAGTTTGACAACACCGTTAAGTGTCTGAATCTTTTGTGAGAAAACAGTTTGACCCCACGAACCCTCAAAAGCTGCAGTGTTAACTGACACACAAGTTTCATTGTcaaggtgtgtgtttgatacACAAGTCTTTTCAAACAAGAAGATCATTCTTAAAAGAGTAATCCACCAACTTAGCATTGTGGTCTTCTAAGTATGAGGACCGAAATCAagacagcagaaccagagatatcataTGCCTTCCTtcatatattgtttttttttatttgtttattattatctacacattttctttccttttatgAAAACCTGGTGCCTATATTGCCCATAATGCAAGTCAACTACCAAGACAGAGTACCAGATTTTGCACAGCTCCCTCTAAAGTcacaaaagcctttttttcaacctttttccACATGTGCTGTAGTGCCATGTTCAATACAATATGTGTCGAACAATCAAAAATATGCCCCTTTGACATAAACTTGCTGCTTCCACCATCAACAACAGGTGTCACCAAATAAACCATgactttaaaggataagttcaaccaaaattaaaaattcaaTCTCCATCTACTCAGCCTATTGCTGGTGGAAAGTCGGGTGAatttctcaaaacatttctgaagcttcacataaaaacaacgctgcagcattctcttaaaaaaactgaagcagataGGGAGTAGACGATTCGAAATGTTAAATAACTTAAATTTGACTCCTTACAGGCATAATCCAAGactctggaagccctgagaccCCACGCTGATTTGAGAAAAATTGTAGGTACACCTTCGATGGGCGCTGTAGACGGGGTCTGAGCTAACGCTCGTAGCTTAGCAGCTATGGTAAAGATTTTGGCTTTGAAAAGGGTTTAAatgacgtcttttcaaatccattTAAGATCTCAGGCCTCTCGGAGATTAGGATCCCACTGGATAAGCTTAATAGGGCCattctatgtttttatttcacttgtttgtttacaaatCAAAACCCCATCTACTGTAGTTGTTTAAGAAAATTCTACTTGACTTGAACTTAATCCGACTTTCCATCATCATGGGGATCagaagatgatgactgaattttcagttttggatgAACTCAACCTGTAAGAGTAGGCGTTTGCACGTGAAGCAGTTGTTAAAATGTGCAAGCAGCCTTAATAAAGATGTAGGTAAGACGATCAAATTTGATCCAAGAAGTCCAGTTTTAATAATGAGTTCAGAGGCTGGTCGGATACCTAAACGCTGCACAGCAGTTTGTAACACTAAGAGAGGGGATTTCACTGCTCCCAGGGAAAATCATTTAATCCCCCGTCTTTGCAAATGTTTGGGAATCCGCAGAAATATGCCATTCATGATGGGGCTGAGCTTTTGGATGCGGCGCGAATGCCGCTCTGAGCGTTGCCCAAAAGCCTTACAACCGCGGGTCTGAGAATGTGTACAGAACGGAAAGCAGTCGTCAGCCAGGTGTGAATCTTTCATTAGAAAAATCTTTGAGATTTGAGACATGTGAAAGGTTTTGTCCTAAGGACAGAAGCTCAGATTTGCCACTTTCTCCTACTGAGTCTCGATAGCGGATTCTCGGAACAACTCTCATTAGGCTGATTCTCACCTCGGGAAAAGAGTGGGAAGTATCATCAGTCAAACACTGACCCCCAACCAGGTGTGTAATGGACAGACGGGATTAATATGAAAGGGAGTTGTCTATAATACATGTGCGGTCACTTCCTCTTATAGTCTCTGCCGTCCTCTTGGAACGCCGTCTGTGTTTTTTACAGACTCATTAGAAACACCGCGGCGGTTTATCAGAGTACTGCAGGCGGGGCTGGCGGAAGTCTCCGGGGAACGTAGGCAGAAATGCACAATGCTCATCTGCTTCATGCCTAATTAACGCGTGATTCGCAGGTCGTGAATATGCACGAGTGCTTAAAAGTACACACAGTGTGTCCTAATTTTGGTTTCTGTTTGCGTGCGATGGACTTTTGTCGCAACTTGAAGTGGACACCATTCATCTCCATGCCAGCTGAATACGCAGGCTGACACTTCGTTATTGCCTTATTCAGTCTTCTCTCAcattctgtctctttcactctctggCTTTCAAGGCGCAGAGTCCTTCGGCCTTTACTCTTGCATCATAAATGGGGAAGAGAAGGACCAGAGCCACCGAGCCGTCTACAGGTGAGGAAGAACTGCACTAACATCATAACCTCTGCATGCACAGGGATTGTTGCACAAACATCAACCTTGTTTTAGCAGTTAGTCTTATCGAATCATTCCCCCCCCGACACATCACACTGGCGGTCAGGAAATCAAACGTATCGACTCAAGACTGTGCCGCACTGAATGAGTGCAAACAAAATACCCAATAGAATCTCAACAGAAACCCTGCGATTCTAAATCAGACAGATTGTAAACAAGACCTGTTAGAGTTCCGTCTAGCCACATCCCCCTGATCTCACAATTACCTCAACAGCCTTTAAAATTGGCCTTTAGTTATCATTTTAAGCAGTCATTCTacagaaaagcacatttttgtctttgtcatttaacaTATCACTTCAAGTCTGCCTCCTCATTTTCCCGTACACAGCAAATCTCCTCCGCTTTGGTGGTGATGcctgctgagctgctgacatcagctgaaaaaaaatcatacgTGCTCTGCTTCAGCTTCCAGCAATGACCTGTGGTGTCACACGCAGCAGTGATTCTTAACTaccagagggggaaaaaaaaaaacactccaccgTCAACACAGTATTCATCATTAGGTTTCTGCCAAGCTGCTGGCTGAGACGGAATTTATTGGAGTGAAACTGATGATCCGACAGCTGACGTGGAACCTTCCCAAATCTCAGCAAACCAGTAAGCAAACCCGAGAAGTAACTGGGAGGAATTACCAGAGGAGATCCAGCAATGACAGCTGTGTATAGAACAAAAACTGAGACTAACCCTGATACAATCCTATTTGTATCTGAATGGGGGTAGAAGTCGCATATTACCAGCCAACCATAGCTCCAGTGTTTGCCTCTCACGCAATGATGTTAGCTGCGTTAGCATCAGCAACCGCCGGTGTAAATACTACATACATAAATGAGATTTAGTCCTCAACTAAGGACAATAACCATCAAATTCAGAGCTTAAAAAGATATCTACGGCCGATCAACAGCATCatcaactgcaaaaaaacaaaacagcatgtCTCGGGTTATGCACTGGCACTCgcccacaaacacccacaccGGAGAGCCTCTTGTAGTAGAGCACCTAGCCGGGCTTCGACACTCACGCCCACGCAGTGACTATCTCCGAGGGCCACGAGTGTGCTTTGATTGGCTGTTAAAGCTCCGCCAGACTCGTGGTCCTTCTGACTATCAGAGTCTGACGGTAGCTCATCACTTAGCTCCGAGCTCTGCGTCGCTGTCCGTGCCACACTGAGCAGTGATCAGACAGTCAGCATCCTCCTCGTCCCCTTGTCCTGACCCCCTTTGCATCACACTTGAGCAGAACCTAAGGGTGCAGTTACTCATCTCCTTCaatcatttttctgttctttttttttttttttttttagctggaGCATAACATGCTCAATTTCTTCACGTTTCTGCAGTTAACGGTCGCTCTCCAGCTGGCAGCGTGCAGTTGCAGCTGCTGTTCGAGTCCTCGGGCTGATGGATGCAAACGGGAGGGGgacaaaaataacagcaatgAATGCAGTCATGTGAACAGCAGCGTCTCTGTGCACTGACATATCATGTGATGGGGCGAGACGTTATACATGCATGGCTGAAAGCAGGAGGTTTTTGCAGTGTTCCTTTAATTCAGTGGTTTTCTAGCTTGTGCGTAATATTTAAAGCGTTTCTAGTGTCTCTGTAGCCATTAGCATCACATCTGACTAGCCAGCATCAGGCTCGTCAACTCAAAACACAGGTCACTCGAGGAGCATTCCCTTGAACTGAAACACATATCAAAGCAGACGGATGACCtgaaacatgtttgtgctgcagaCGCCATGTAAGCCGCACCACCCACCGCATCAAAAGCCCGTGACGTCCTTTTGATCGCCCACATTACTGTGTCTGTCTCGACAGGTTTGTCCCCCGACATGACGacgagctggagctggaggtggatgATCCGCTGCTGGTGGAGGTCCAGTCAGAGGATTACTGGTACGAGGGCTACAACATGCGAACTGGCGCCCGTGGAATCTTCCCAGCCTACTACGCCACAGAGGTGACCAAGGACCCCGAGAGCTACAAAGGTACAGACGATGCTGCCATTGTAGGAGAACTGACCGTGAATGTGTTGGTAAAGATCCCACAAATGCTTTCTTTGGTCCGACTGGGAACACTGATTGTGCCCAAGACGACTCCAAGGCCAACTTAATGTCAGAATActattattgtattttgttttgttttttttatttgtactttttagtTTCaaattttgtaaatgtgtggTGATTTTTAAATTCTACAGGTGAAGGTGTACGAGTGTGCGTTAGCATTTTTTCTACACCGATATTGATACTGAAGCTTATTGATAACTCTCTTATAAGAATAACTTCGCACAGAAACTaaagacatgaaatgaaaagaggacACTGCAGTTGGACTGATGAGTGGGTATTCCATGTACGGTGGCTTTGTCCTCGCCAGGGGGTTTGAATCCCGGCCTGGgcccctttgctgcatgtcactcctcctctctcatcctgtttccgGTCATTTATTGAGCTGTTCAATCAATAAAGCTATATAAAGGCCAAAATAGtatctaaaaaataaatgaatacatgaaaaatCTGTGCTGACAGTGTCCTGCATTGATCACTACAGACTTATTTTCATAACGATAACGGCATTACCTTGATTTGACAAGGTTGCGCTTTTAGTTTGGCAAATCCCATCAGAAATGTGAACAATCTGCATTAGAATGAATTCATATTACATAAGTAGAGAGCAGTACCACCAACCACTAACTAACAATAAAAgcaactaactaactaacttgTCCAGAAGCTTATCAGTAATTCAGTGTCGACCACTCAGGGACTGTTTCCAATTTAGCCGCCAACACTAACAGTAGTGAATTTTCAGCTCAATTCCTGCTCCATTTGAGATAGCATTTGTTCCCTAACTATATGCattaaaattatgttttatccCAGTCTGTATTATCGGTTACAGGACTTCACTGTGTGAGTGACATTTGCAGATTGAGTGATTGAATGAGATCCAGTGGAAACATTGGTGAATGCTAAATGCTCAACATTGGTGTATAATAACATATAATATAATTTTGTTTGATAATTACCTAACAACCTATAAATACCTTTTGGCCATCACACTGAAGTACAGTGAAGCAATTTATAGATTAGAAGTTATTTATgttcaaaacattgaaacaaaGGAGAGGCAAGACAAGAAGTTTTTCTATGTTCATCCATTTGTATTTAGATATCCGTCTGCTGAATCTAGTCCCTCACAGTCAGGGTGATTGTTTAACAGTCGATAATTAATCAGCAACTAAAGTCATCttgcaaacaaataatttaaaaaagtagtaaaatttacttccagtttttgtttttctgtctctcctgtgCAGTGAAGAGCAGTGAGTGGGTGGACAGGTACCGGCTGAAGTTCCTGGGCTCGGTCCAGGTGCCCTACCACAAAGGAAACGATGTTCTGTGCGCAGCAATGCAGAAGGTAAAGGGCCCCTTGTTTGTGCACATCAAGCATTTCACTACTGCactaaagcaacattacagagAGACAAATACGTACATGAGCTATTCCCCCAGAAAACTTTGGTAGAAGACATGTAGCGTGATGcgaaaaaaactgcagcatatTATTCATCCCACAGCTTCTAATTTAGTGCGAAGTGTGTCTACAATAGAAATTACAAAATGGATTAATCCTGTGTGCTTTAAAATGTGGTAAGATGCTCTCGGCG includes:
- the mapk8ip1b gene encoding C-Jun-amino-terminal kinase-interacting protein 1 isoform X2, producing the protein MDSGGEGEEGWMEDQWEKWLTHDISLDEFEDDDLSEITEITDECGMSLNCNGPDIKGHVRRGTNSMSGRAELGAVGQFQAEMLHLELIDGADGYRGDKESSKASAIAPPPVIKDPAAPSTMDTYRPKRPTTLNLFPIVPRTQDTLNNNSFGKKYSWQEKVSGSSSPLKTGELTPPREHSCLSDEDKVHGGGAQTKDRGTSTDAPCRHSHTSGHSHGSSTAAATRSKLQEKPPAPPPPQNYTPAPLYPAGKADGGGNQRERIRYHTDVHLEPTEEIYLTPVQRSADPLEAPSAQDRPFLSQQTEQGRMSISSDTEGPPPYQPLPDRTNPSIYEEDEVYVPPPSYASCVESLITPPSMALSARSSLALDLSLKGEGTGAGVMLRAGSSVEYVDATDESYCGEDEDVDRIIMDGRMRKGGGKGDGGGSRVPPRTSMSSEASGLSYDSVKYTLVVDEHAQLELVSLRQCYQGYSDDSDSATVYDNCVSSPYESAIGEEYEEEDEEEDEDGARMGGVRREATACLSEDSTPEVDLHFSKKFLNVFMNGRSRSSSAESFGLYSCIINGEEKDQSHRAVYRFVPRHDDELELEVDDPLLVEVQSEDYWYEGYNMRTGARGIFPAYYATEVTKDPESYKVKSSEWVDRYRLKFLGSVQVPYHKGNDVLCAAMQKIATNRRMTVKYNPPSSCILEISVKGIKLSVQEDYYACDRSNECNHFFQLKNVSFCGYHPKNSKYFGFITKHPADQRFACHVFVSENSTKPLAESVGKAFQLYYKEFVEVSCPTEDIYLE
- the mapk8ip1b gene encoding C-Jun-amino-terminal kinase-interacting protein 1 isoform X4 translates to MSGRAELGAVGQFQAEMLHLELIDGADGYRGDKESSKASAIAPPPVIKDPAAPSTMDTYRPKRPTTLNLFPIVPRTQDTLNNNSFGKKYSWQEKVSGSSSPLKTGELTPPREHSCLSDEDKVHGGGAQTKDRGTSTDAPCRHSHTSGHSHGSSTAAATRSKLQEKPPAPPPPQNYTPAPLYPAGKADGGGNQRERIRYHTDVHLEPTEEIYLTPVQRSADPLEAPSAQDRPFLSQQTEQGRMSISSDTEGPPPYQPLPDRTNPSIYEEDEVYVPPPSYASCVESLITPPSMALSARSSLALDLSLKGEGTGAGVMLRAGSSVEYVDATDESYCGEDEDVDRIIMDGRMRKGGGKGDGGGSRVPPRTSMSSEASGLSYDSVKYTLVVDEHAQLELVSLRQCYQGYSDDSDSATVYDNCVSSPYESAIGEEYEEEDEEEDEDGARMGGVRREATACLSEDSTPEVDLHFSKKFLNVFMNGRSRSSSAESFGLYSCIINGEEKDQSHRAVYRFVPRHDDELELEVDDPLLVEVQSEDYWYEGYNMRTGARGIFPAYYATEVTKDPESYKVKSSEWVDRYRLKFLGSVQVPYHKGNDVLCAAMQKIATNRRMTVKYNPPSSCILEISVKGIKLSVQEDYYACDRSNECNHFFQLKNVSFCGYHPKNSKYFGFITKHPADQRFACHVFVSENSTKPLAESVGKAFQLYYKEFVEVSCPTEDIYLE
- the mapk8ip1b gene encoding C-Jun-amino-terminal kinase-interacting protein 1 isoform X1; amino-acid sequence: MADREKRKASTPSGRNIQVKSPASFRLTHDISLDEFEDDDLSEITEITDECGMSLNCNGPDIKGHVRRGTNSMSGRAELGAVGQFQAEMLHLELIDGADGYRGDKESSKASAIAPPPVIKDPAAPSTMDTYRPKRPTTLNLFPIVPRTQDTLNNNSFGKKYSWQEKVSGSSSPLKTGELTPPREHSCLSDEDKVHGGGAQTKDRGTSTDAPCRHSHTSGHSHGSSTAAATRSKLQEKPPAPPPPQNYTPAPLYPAGKADGGGNQRERIRYHTDVHLEPTEEIYLTPVQRSADPLEAPSAQDRPFLSQQTEQGRMSISSDTEGPPPYQPLPDRTNPSIYEEDEVYVPPPSYASCVESLITPPSMALSARSSLALDLSLKGEGTGAGVMLRAGSSVEYVDATDESYCGEDEDVDRIIMDGRMRKGGGKGDGGGSRVPPRTSMSSEASGLSYDSVKYTLVVDEHAQLELVSLRQCYQGYSDDSDSATVYDNCVSSPYESAIGEEYEEEDEEEDEDGARMGGVRREATACLSEDSTPEVDLHFSKKFLNVFMNGRSRSSSAESFGLYSCIINGEEKDQSHRAVYRFVPRHDDELELEVDDPLLVEVQSEDYWYEGYNMRTGARGIFPAYYATEVTKDPESYKVKSSEWVDRYRLKFLGSVQVPYHKGNDVLCAAMQKIATNRRMTVKYNPPSSCILEISVKGIKLSVQEDYYACDRSNECNHFFQLKNVSFCGYHPKNSKYFGFITKHPADQRFACHVFVSENSTKPLAESVGKAFQLYYKEFVEVSCPTEDIYLE